Part of the Henckelia pumila isolate YLH828 chromosome 2, ASM3356847v2, whole genome shotgun sequence genome is shown below.
attttttttttttggggtggGGGGTTGGTTTATGACTTGTCTAATGTATGATTCACTTCATCCTCCATCGACATAGTAAATAGCATATCAAAGTTTTCTAATCCGGCACAATTCTAAAATCATAATAATTCTTTTCTTTGAACAAAACAAGTACACAGAAATCCATTCTAATGTTCCTATAAAAAGCTTACAAGTGAGATTATAGCTAAAGAAGTCGTTGCAGATATGTTTGCTCCAATCACATCTACTGCTTGTCCTCTCTCCTTTGCTTCAATCTGCCGATCAAAATGGTAGTTGCAAATAGTTGGTGTAAATGAATTTAAGTTGAGGGTTTGAACGTCCCTAAGCCCCTTTTACTCAAATAGTCACAAATTTCACATTTTCTAAGATAAACAAAGACTTAACTGGACGCGATTTTTTGAGAATCAACTCCTTCTCTTCTTCCTGGACGCGTTCTCACTCAAAACCAGTGCATAAATCCCCTTTCGTGTCTGCATCTGGGGTGAGAGGCGCAAGCGCAAAAATATTTTGAGGCAtattatgaatttaagaatttttgtATTTGACAAGAGATGTTCAAAGGGGGAAAATCAACTTTTCAGAGCggttaatataaaatttatcactGCTTTTATCTGAAACTTTAATTGATCCTAGAAACGGTGGGCAATAATTGCATTTGACAAACCGTTGTAATTTTTTTAGGAGCAGTGGAAAATCGCTTCTACAGGTCATAAACCTATCCGatagctttttttttttgtagtatCAATATGCTACTTTAGAAGTCGTTCCAAATATATAGGCAAAGCAACAAAACCAATAACcggaaaattcaaaattttcgagTGATAACACTGATAAAGAAGATTAATATATCAAACACATACGAGATCTTGTAAGATGATGCATCAGATAGATTCCCAACGACACATTATCATTTTGTTAATAAACTCATCAGCTTTGTTTTGATACACAAAATTGCAGCAAAAAATTGATCGACATAATTAATCATTATAATAATTAACATAACATCAAACATAAATATTTCTCTCCTCCATGATAACAACATCAACATTAAAATCGAAAATGGTCATTACTCAAAGAAAAACATCCAAAATGACCGGAGAAAGAGATATGCTCAAAAAGAATCTAGCTAATACCTTAATTCTCCCCTAAAGTCAGAAAATCGACCCAAATACTCTTCTATCTCTTTGATGAGTAGATTTAAAAAGAGCTCATCTGTCATAGGTTTAGGTTTGAACTCATGGTAATTTTCATATGCACTGTAGAAAAAAAGGAAGGCAAAATAATCTTTGGAACATGTTAATCTTTTGTAGTAGTGAACATTATGATTATATTTCTCATCTCCGTAATCCACCACCCACTCATTCCATGGTCCTGTCACATTAACAAAACCCATGTTGGGAAACATGCATCTCAACAAAATATCAGCCCTCCCACTAGTTACAAACTTGAAAAACTTTTGCGTTGTTTAATAAAACACTGAGATTttttggtagtgtttgggattGCTTCTATGAAGCACTTTTGAGCTTTtcttttacaaaattttaaatgggTTTATTCACGTCTGAGAGCTTGTGTTTTGATCAGGGGCAATATTGGAGGAAAAAATTATGAGAAAGTGAAGGAGAGAGGATGGAGACGGAATTAAGGCCTAAATGAGATTGAGACATAAGGGAGAAGAGGATGATTGAGGAGCGGAGGAGGGGAGCGGAGGAGTTCCTAAAGTGAATCATAACCATGGAAGTTTTGAACTGAAAGATAACCATTTTCGTTAGGAGAAGTATAGTGACCCACCTGCATCACCTTCTAAACTAACAATCATAAGCATGTCATTatcttaatataaaatttattaaaccTAACAGAGCTTATTGCGAAACTTAAAAACCTACTCATCACAAGTGTTAGGATAGAATTGGATGGCTCCTATGCAACTTTTGTGAGCAGTTCTCTTGACAAACTTCTTATATGAGAACAATTGTTGTTAAAAAACTAACTCTATTCTTTCTCGCGCATCAATGTTAATTGACCAACAAGTTTTTGTGCGGAAAGAAGTCAAATAATAGATCGAACAATAATGAAAATGGCTTGATAGAAATATAAATAACACAGAGATGTTTATGAATGTTCGGAGacaactcctacgtcaccccttcttccacgaaggaaggattcactagaataTTTTGGCTTATACAATGTCATATACACAACCCACTACAATCGTAGGACTTATCCTTTACCTAGATCGAAACTCCTAGAACACAACCAAGTTAAGACTCATTTTCCTAACACCAAAATATAGTAATGAATGAATCCATAGACTCAAATAATAGATTAACTCCATTTAAACAAATAGGCAGTTGAGAGATGATTTTGTCCCTTGATGATCCTCATAGATCAGATGAATAGCGATTATATGTGGGCTTGATGAGCAGATGAGATATGCCAATTGTAAGTGCTCGAAGAGATAGCTTGATAATATTCTTCTTGTGTTTCTTCTCTCTCTATTCTGAAGCTTTCTCTCTAATTTATATATGCATCTTTGCAACGTTCATCTTCGTCATAAATGCATGTCTCATTTACCTCTAGATCTTCAATAAGTCTTTATGAGGAGTTTAATGATGTTGCTCGTTCTTCATTAAAAGTGTCTGGATCTTGCAACGATCTTTATATTTGAAATATGTCTTGAATAATTCGTTTCCTCAGCAGTCTTGATATTTGGACTAGATATGTGAATTGGTCTCGAACTGTATCAATATAATGTCTGACTGGGCTGCTTGCATCTCGACTGCTTCGAAATATCTCTTCATGTTTTGTCAAATACCAAAACTTTATCACAACAATTTCCCTTTTTTTGGTTTTTGACTAAACTGAGAAGTTCTTTATTCATTCTTTGAATATCAGAAGCTTTACTTCAAATTTTCAAGTAATTCGCCCTTAATGTGATATGCAATGACTTCAGATTTTTTTTCTTGAGACCTCTTACATTTCATGTATTTCAAAGTTTATTGTGTCTTTTCGATATCTGAAATTATATCATAAGTATCAATATAACTCTTCATATACTTTTAATCAGTCTGTAAATAGACAAAGTGTGTACAATTCTGATTGTCATTAGCAAATTCATTGCAAGTTTATCATGGACGATATTATCAAAGAATGTAAATCAATTATTGCTGAAAAAAATTTGTCTCTTAGGGCAAAATTAAGAATGTTACAGGTTCACCGAGTCACGTCTTATTCTTCGGCTATAGCGGGAAGGCTGACAAGAATTGAAGCAAAATTTAAGCTAAGACATGATTTTTCTAGATTTGAAAACATCTTTAGAccaaaaaaatgtttttctcCTGACACATATGAAAGAGCTTCAAACTCTATAAAATTGTCCCTCTCTCCTGATTTTCAAGATACTTCCATAGGTGAACTGGCTGCCagaatatatttttgaaaaatagatGTGGAGTTGGAAATATACATTGTAAAGAATGATCTTtcaatgataatttttttttccttatctTGCTATTGTTCTCTTAAATGCATGATATTAGTTTTAACTGTTTCTCTTGGAATTTTCTTTTTCAATAAATCCAATTCACACTTTTCAATACATCTCTTTGATCTCATGAAAGATTTATTGAAAATAGATGACATCCATAAATCTTCATATTCTTCAAGGGCATGACGACATTCCTGCGAACTATGCTAAGataaaattattgttttaattgaaattttttctGAATTTTGACTACATGATAGGAGCATTATTTACTTTATTTATAATAGAAGATCAAGTTTGGGCCTTTATTTCCTCTTACATTTTCTTGGTAATTTTCTTTTTACCACTAtacttttcatatttttttgaaagagCAGAAagttaaaaattatttgaaacttTGTTGAAATTTTTATGTACAATCCGTTTGGCTCCTTTTGTAAATACGAAGTTGGGTTGGGACACTAGTTGTtcgataaaaattttaaattcaggAACTTATTTGAAATTGGAAACTTAGGAGTTTATTAAATGCTATGCAGTTGAAAATGGGTATTTCAAGATAACTTACAATATACACTCACCTTATAGTCTTAGTAAATGAAGAATTTTTCGAAATAGAAATTTTATAGACCTTCCACACAATACAAATGAAAATTGGAAAATGACTGGAACTTTCTTGTTATTATATAAatcaacaaaatttatttagtaattTCGAATTTCATTGTATTAACTTAAGATGTATTTGAAATGTACTGAATTTTCAATACTTCATAaaacaatgaatgaatttatttatgataGATAACCAATTTTGGCCCTTCATTTCTTCTTAAGTTCTCATAGTATTTATATGCTAACCATTTTTCGTTTCATATTTTGGTGCAAGGGCAGGACGACATTCATGTGAACCAAGCTGAGGTaaaattattgttttaattgaaatttactGAATTTTAAATACATGACAGGAGCATTATTTACTTTATTTATAATGGATGATCAAGTGTGGACCTTTTATTTCCTCTTACAGTTTCTTGGTAATTTCCTTTTAACCACTTTACTTTTCATATTTTGTTTAAAGGGCTGAAATTTGGAAATTATTTGAAACTTTGTTGAATATTTGATGTACAATCCGTTTGGCTCCTTTTGTAAATTAGAAGTTGGATTGGGACGCTAGTTgttcaataaaaattttaaatttagaaaattatttgaaattgaaACATATGAGTTTCTTAAATGCTATGCAATTAAAAATGAGTATTTTAAGATAACTATCAATATACACTTACCTTATAATCTTAGTAAATGGGGAATTTTTCGCACTTGAAATTTTATAGGTCTTCCACACAATACAAATGGAAAATGAATTGAACTTTTGTGTTATTAtatcaatcaacaaaatttaTCTAGTAATTTCGAATTTCATTGTATTAACTTAAGATGTATTTGAAATGTACTGAATTTTCAATACTTCATACAACCATGAATGAATTTATGTATGATAGATAACCAATTTTGGCCCTTCATTTCTTCTTAAGttctcatatatttatattttaaccaTTTTACGTTTCATATTTCGGTGCAAGGGCAGAACGACATTTCTGTGAACGTTGCTGAGGTAaaattattgttttgtttgaaaTTTACTGAATTTTGAATACATGATAGGAGCATTATTTACTTTATTTATAATGGATGATCAAGTTTGGATCTTTTATTTCCTCTTACAGTTTcttggtaattttttttaaccacTGTACTTTTCATATTTTGTTGAAAGGGCTGAAAGTtggaaattattttgaaaattttatgtaCAATCCATTTGGCTCCTTTTGTAAATAATAAGTTGGATTGGGACGCTAGTTGTtcgataaaaattttaaatttaggaaCTTATTTAAAATTGGAAACATATGAGTTTCTTAAATGCTACGCAATTGGAAATGGGTATTTAAAGATAACTTGCAATATAACTTACCTTATAGTCAAAATAAATGGGGACTTTTTCGCACTTGAAATTTTATAGGCCTTCCGCACAATACAAATGGAAATTGAAAAATGACTTGAACGTAAATTTCTTGTTATTATATCAATCAATAAAATTTATCTAGTCATTTCGAATTTCGTTGTATTAACTTAAGATGTATTTGAAATGTAATAAATTTTCAATACTTCATACAACCATGaatgaatttatttatgataGATAATCAACTTTGgccattaatttcttcttaagTTCTcatagtatttatattttaaccATTTTTCGTTTCATATTTTGGTGCAAGGGCAGGACGACATTTCTATGAACCATGCTGAGGTaaaattattgttttaattgaaatttactGAATTTTGAATACATGATAGGACCATTATTTACTTTATTTATAATGGATGATCAAATTTGGACCCTTTATTTCCTCTTATTGTTTCTTGGTAGTTTTCTTTTAACCACTCTACTTTTCATATTTTGTTGAAAGGGCTGAAAGTTGGAAATTATTAACTTTGTTGAAATTTTTATGTACAATCCATTTGGCTCTTTTGTAAATACGAAGTTGGATTGGGATGCTAGTTGTTCgatagaaattttaaatttaggaaCTTATTTGAAATTAGAAACATAGGAGTTTCTTAAATGCTATGTTGAATCTtaaattttggtgataacaaaacaatatatcattgttATAGTATCGCCAACATTTGCATGTAAAACAGGAAATACGTCTGCCGGAAGATATCAACCGATTTGAAGTCATCGTCTGGTTACAGACATCAACTGAACTCTTGAACATCAAACGACTCTCACACATCAGCCGAGTACATAATGTATATCAGCTGGCCCTCAAGTCTTCAACCGACCTCAACAATCAGAGTAAGTGCCAACTTTAATACAAGTCTCAAGGATCTCTACCGACTTCATAAAGTCACAAATACCTAGTAACGGATCCTTGATAAGACAACTTAAATGCAAAAAGGATAGAGCATTTAAGGAGCCGTATGACAAAGCTCAAAAGATCATTAATAGAATTTATTATGAAGACACATTGAATGGACATTAAAAGAGCTTCGAGTACAGATATTTGAAGATAAATAGATCTCAGTCCTACTCCACAAAACGAGATATATTATCTGACATACATCTGTTTGAAAGGATGTTTCTTACCGTTGACATAAAGGGATAAAGACGTTGAAGATTCTCAAAGTCAATACAACTGAAGATTCTCAAAGTCAATACAACTATAGCCATTTCAGAAGAAGAACCACAGATGGTTGAAAAAACCCAGAGCAGAATGGAGCACCGAGGACAAAACGAAAGCAAATCTTGACAACGTTGCCAAAGATATTTTATACAAAACATTGGGaaaaaacatgtttagcaaAATCAAGACGTGTTCTACTGCTAAAGAAATCTGGGAGAAACTCACTCAACTGTGCGAAGGCAATGACCAAACCAAGGAGAACAAACTCACAGTAGCCATTCATAAGTTTGATAATGCcaagatgaaaccaggagaaGCCATGGCTGAGTTTGACGAAAGATTTAGTAACATTATTTGTGAACTTATATCTCTCGGTAAAATATACACTAATCATGAAATTTCTTTGAAGGTTATGCATGCACTGCCCAGAGAGTGGGATGTCAAGACTATAGCCATAAGGGAATCAAAGGATTTAAGAAAACTAGAACTTCATGATTTGTTTgctgatctcaaagcctacgagtttgAACTCGGAATACGAACTGAAGAAGAAACATTTTCTTCTAATCCTACCAAAGCACTAACCTCAATTGTCTTACCTCATCCGACTGAGGAAGCTTCAGCAAAGAAGACATCTGAACAAATGAGTAGTGAAGCAATGTCTCTCTTTATTAAGAAATTTGGtaactttatgcataaaaataaaaaaaagtttaataAACCTTACTACAAACAagaccatacagacgatggtccctcgtgctttaactgtggcaagaaaGGCCACTTTATTGCAGATTGCACTAAGCCTAAGAACGATGAAAAGAAACAGCATTATGAGAagaaaaataaaggaaaagaaGGAAGAAGGATGTTCAAAAAGAAGAAAGAGCAAAGAGTACTAGTTGCAGACGAAGGAAAGAGCAAGTGGGCAGAAACT
Proteins encoded:
- the LOC140877841 gene encoding uncharacterized protein, giving the protein MFSKIKTCSTAKEIWEKLTQLCEGNDQTKENKLTVAIHKFDNAKMKPGEAMAEFDERFSNIICELISLGKIYTNHEISLKVMHALPREWDVKTIAIRESKDLRKLELHDLFADLKAYEFELGIRTEEETFSSNPTKALTSIVLPHPTEEASAKKTSEQMSSEAMSLFIKKFGNFMHKNKKKFNKPYYKQDHTDDGPSCFNCGKKGHFIADCTKPKNDEKKQHYEKKNKGKEGRRMFKKKKEQRVLVADEGKSKWAETESESSIQIAHPKKVRRNKSSVL